aggcatacatgaaaaagatcttaaagaaattcagtatgcacaaatgtagtccctcacctgctcctatagtcaagggcgacagatatggagattttcaatgccccaggaaccaatatgagctcaatcgacaaagtgaaagtggttccatatgcttcagctgtcggaagcttgcaacatgctcaagtatgtacgcgccccgACTTTGCATTTGTTatcgggttttacttggcagattccagagcaattctggaatagaatactgaaattagtaaagaaagtcttgcattatttgtaaggaacgaaaggcctcatgatgacatatagaagatctgattcactccacatggtgggatattcagattctgattatgcgagagtgaatgtatatccagacgtggattttctatcatctcgcaaaggagagctatttcatggaaaagctcaaagcaaaccgtcactacatcatccacaatgtatgacagtttgtagcgtgatatgaggcaacgggcaggtgaactgactaaagaagttcatacccggtttgaaggtggttgacgacatctataaaccactaaagtaatactgcgattataatctggcagtacaggatgcttacaacataagtcaagtggtgctgccaaacacattgacatagagtattatgttgtgaaagataaagtccgggatcaagtcataagtcttaagcatataagaacagaaaggatgctcgtggatccgcttacaaaaggcttaccacccaacatgttcagaggacatggtgttcagagaacatgtagctagcttgggtttaagggaaagcctaaaatattcctggacaaaagaaggcccaaagataagtatctatttcagaacagagtagtgagttgtagctgttaagtctatcggcaatggaccgtgacgatgagacatgctctatgagctaatctgtaatgaaatgaacaaaagtaaatgatatgaaagtaaaagatggaatgagatcaagggggagaatgttagttgatctctaccaataggcccaacggcctattgggcccttatctctgctccctgatcgggggagcccaaccctaatccggttggtgggcccttgtcgcacagcacacataaaaggaaggtgggggtgagAGCTTGGactacgaggttcgccgtgagccgccactcccacctacagtaaccctaatccgatctaaagaccgtgctgccagcgacgggatgagccCGCCACCTCTGCCTCGCCCTACAGGACACCGCCGGCGTCACTGGACTTCATCTCGCTGGCGCTGGACGTCTTCTACACCACGGCACCGGCTGCGGTGCATCTACTGAAAAAGCGAGGAGCCTACCCGGATCTACGGTTTACACACAGAGGTACCACTCATCGATCCTAACACATGCTAGCTAGAGACAGACACGACAGCATTGCCGCTGGACAGAAACGCCATAACCGGGACGGCAACAACTTGGAGGCCGAGGCAGGCAGAAAAAGCAAGGTGGTAGCGCCGGAGCCAGAGGAGACAGGGGAGATGGTCGACAGATTCATTCTAGTTGGGTACCAGTCGCTGCTCGACAAGATGATGGACATGAGCATCGCCATGGACAGCGAGGCCGAGCAGAAGAGCAGGAAGGGGAAGAAGTCTACCACTACCATGGGTCCATGGCGGCGAGTAGCAGCAAGGAGGAGGTCGTGGACTTGCGCTCCTTGCTCTTACAGTGTGCACATGCGGTGAACACCTCGGCCATGGAGTTCATCAAGGCCTATCAGATGTACCTCGCGGTTTCCTGCTTCAAGATGATGGCGTTCAAGTTCTCCAACCTAACCATCTGCAAGGCTGTCGcaggtacgaggaagaagaagctgCACATCGTCCACTATGGCGAGCATTACGGGTTCCACTGTCCAACCCTGCTTGGCTTCTGGGGGACAAAAACTTGGGACGACCAAGGACCACCGGAGGTGAGGATCACCTTCGTTGGCCTCCCTCAACCAGGGTTCCGTCCGGCTGCTCGGATTGAGGAGACTGGACGCCGGCTCAGTACCTTTGCTCGTCAGTGTGGCATCCCCAGGTTCCGCTGCATCACGGCAAAGTGGGAGACAATCTCTGCCGATGACCTCGACATTGACGCCGACGAGGTGCTCGTCGTCATTGGCCCCTTCCATTTTGGGAGATTGATGGACGAGGGCATCGATGGCATATACAGTCCAAGCCCTAGGGATGTGCTCCTCGGCAACATCCAGAAGATGCGCCCACATGTGTTCATCATCTGTGTCGAGAACAGCTTACACAACGCGCCATACTTTCTAGGACGGTTCCAGGAGGCATTGTTCTACTACTCCTCGATGTTTGACATGATGGATGCAGCGGCACCACGGGACAATGACCAACGCTTGCTGGTTGAGCAGGACCTCTTTGGACGCCGCGTTCTGAACGCCGTCGCCTGTGAGGGATTTGATAGGGTGGAGCGTCCTGAGACGTATAAGCAATGGCAGGCACGGAACGATCGGGCAGGCTTGAGGCAGCTGCCACTGGATCCTGATATTGTTAAGGCTGTGAGCGACAAGGTTAGGGACAACTATCACAGGGACTTTGTCATCTATGTGGATAAAAAATGGCTCCTGCAGGGATGGAAGGGACGCACACTCTATGCTATGTCCACATGGGTTGCAAACGATAACGATGGTCCTAGCTAGCTAGCAACACGAGTCATGTCTTTGTAATATACTTATTTGACATGCttcactaccggagactgtgtagttaccgagtgcccagaaaattaccgagtgtcaaaagtcgggacactcggaaaacatttattaccgagtgccaacactcggaaaacataaacacccggtaCTATACCTCTTTACCGAGTCCGAACACTCGGTAACCTCAAACACTCGGTAGAACTACAATTATACCGaaggggcgcactcggtaaaaagAGACACTCGGTATTAAGCTTCCACGTCTCCTAATATACCAACCGTGCGAcaaacggcgtcacggcatgacatgtttgccgagtgtagacgtatttgcactcggtaataataaagttttaccgagtgtaagttcacaacactcggtaaacactatcttttaccgagtgtactggcgcaacactcggtaaaattaaaccaaatttcttgtttttcccttcattctttttcctctatccacatatgatatttagtactccattccaaaatatggtgtttatttcgatttatttactatatttcacaaaattttcattctttatgataATTAGATACATATCGTGTAAGACCTGCATTTAGAAAGGTGTTGGACCTAAGTGACACCGGGCGAAACGGTAATGGACCTGTGGTGCATTTTGCTCATTTGTTATTTTATATGAATTTTTCTAGATTgttatttttttttgtcttccAGTACATATATGTGTACTTATGTCACAAGTGTATATGAAATATATAATGTGCGCTCCAGTTTATCTGCCACCATTGACATTATCGTACAGAGAAAGAATGAATTTACAGCAATATAATTAATACATTACATTGAGGAACAACAGACAGACATGCGCCCTATCATCTCATGGAGTTAAGCTTATTAAAAAAATCAATGATTTAGCGAGCTGATAATATATACTTTAGTTGACGATGTAGCATTTCTTCCTGATCTCCCCCACTGCACCGGTGAGCACGGAGACGTTGCCCATCTTGATCATGGACTCGCTGAAGTCCTTAAAGAACACGTCGTCAAACTTGCCGGTGGCGATGCGCTGGACGTACTCCCTAGTGGTAGCGTCCGCGAGGAGCGCGGCATCGGACTGGAAGAGCCCCCTCCGCTTGGCGACGTGGTGGTAGTAGCTGGTGTCGAAGGTCTTGTAGCTGCCAGGGTCCATCTCAGAAAGCATGGCCTTGTTGTCGACGCTCTTGCAGCGCGTCCTCAGCCTGTCAGCGTACTCGCTGTCGAGGGATGGGTCCGAGTTGTACGCGCTGCTGAAGTTGTAGAGCCGGTCGGCGTAGGACGGGCAGTGCGCCGTGCCAAGGGTGTGGCCTTTGGAAGCGAAAATCTTGGTGAGCAGTGGGATGTCCCCGTAAGCTGGaggcttctgtttaccgagtgccgtagatctgggcactcggtaaacatgtaccaggcccacatgtaattgagctgcggtgcttgagtttaccgagtgccgtagatctgggcactcggtaaacatgtaccaggcccacatgtaattgagctgcggtgcttgagtttaccgagtgccgtatatctaggcactcggtaaacagaggcattcacttagtcgtttctccctcaaatcgtgcagacgacacacacaccgcacgcccgcgcatccccgccgcaccgccgccgtcccccgcgccggcgcctccccgccgtcccccgcacttgcgcccgcgcctccccTCGCCAGCGCGCTCCACGCCgacgccggcgcctccccgccgtcgccgtcgcctccccaccgccgcggccgcctcctcccctccacgccgTCGCAGAACCGGCGCGCGCGGTGGAAGACGAAGCAGCTGGAGAAGGGGAAAGGAAGGGCTGAAGCTCCAGCTCGACGCTGGCCGTCCTGGACGCGAGCGCGCTGGACACCTGGGCGATCCACGGCGTCGTCTGACTCCGACGAGCTCCCGGCCTCCCGCTCGACACCGAGCACGCGGACGCGCAGCCCCCGGCTCCAACTCCATCCAATCGTCCACCCTTTTCTGAGGTATTCTGAggctcttcatcttcatcatcctcgCTAGAACACTAGAACAGAGGCGCCTGTCTGGATGTAATAATCTCACCAATCTCATAAACAGCGTTCTAATTATATTGGAGATGAAATTTTCATTAATGATTGTAATAATCTCACTAGAACACTAGATGTAATAATCACATCAGTGTTGTATCCGCTATCTCTTTCCACCTAAGAAATTGGCACCTATCACTATTGAAAAATGGGTGCTGCATCCCGTAGCCTTATATCAGCTAGCTTGTGTCCAGTCCATAGGTTTTAATGCCACCTGTCTGGATGAGCACCAGCtcatataaaaaagaataaaaggtAAATGGATGAAAAAAAAAGCATATAAACACTATATGCATTTGCTGTCAACATCTCCTACTAATTCCAGAAACCTTGGGTGCACGGTGTTTCGATTGAGCTTTGGATTTCTATCAGCTTCATAAAGCAGTAACAGAGCATTGAGGAAGGGCAAAAATTGCTATTGGAGACGATCACTTGAAAAATGATGTCAAGCAAACAAACATTAATCTTTTCATAAGACATTATGGTTTGTGATATTTTGGTAGGAGTTTCGATCTGCCTCCAATAAAACATGATGCCCTCGGATAGAAGATAAAGCATATGTTGAAAATTTAGCTCCGCCCTTAGTTGATCAGATATCCACCACCTCGTGGGATCCATATAGGAAGAGATAAGGAGACTATCATATATAGCAGGGAAATCTGGTTGTATCGCTCCACACCTCCATCTCATAGTGAAGTGAAAATTAGTGGGTATGATTGTAAGGCTATGTACTGAAATAACTCGATGCAACATAGCTGTGCAAATATCAACAGAACAAAAGGGCAATAGCCGATAGGGGCTGAAGCTAGAGAAAAATAAAGGGGTGCGCTAATCCCTTGCAATAGTTTGAATCATTCGCTAAAAGTCTAAAAGACCAAATCAAACAATGAAACACAAAACAACTGAATAAAACATTGAAAGACGCAAAAAACTTCAGGGAAAATAATGACAAATTGCAACAACTGGAAAACTGAAGAAACATTGACAATGATGGTGTCACCTTTGCCTCATGTCCTTATCAGTTCATGGTGCCCTCTATCATCGATGATTGGCAGCGTGGCACGACGTTGATCGCGTGCAAACTGGTATCACTGGAAGACTGTAGAAACCATTTGAAGCATATATCTCAACTTGTAACCTTGGTGGCCTAGGTTTGACCTGTAATTAACAGAGGAGACAATTAACACATAAGAATAGACTAATAGTTGATCTACAAATTACATACATCATAGAGGTACCTCTAGTTATTTCTCATGGTATATAATaaattgatttcacatcaaacaaCCTGCATGCCACATTGATCAAGCAACCTACGCTTCACTGTTTTAAGCTCTGACTACACGAAAACAAAGTTCAGTATTTATGATATGCAACCCCAATATGAAGGTTAAGGAAACAAATAAAGCCACCTGTCTAAATCTGAGAAGTATCCTGTGAacaaaaatacaagccacctgtTCTTATTTTCTCTTCGATCAGCGTTGCCCGTTGCCCCATTGCAGGGTGCAGCAGCCATGGGTGGGGCCCCTAAAGcagtcctctctctctctctaccactTTAGCATATCCTGCATTATTCATCTCTCTCTGCAGTGCCTGGGCTAGCCGGCCGCTGCCATCTTTTATCAGAGTGGGGAGAGTGGAGAATGTGGAGGCATGCATGGCACAGGACCGGCCTGCTGCAGCTGGTTAGTAGTAGTATGTTTGTGTGTGTCGATGATTCCCGGCCGGGCACGGCCAGCTTTGCATACTGAATGCTTTAAGCTGATCAGTGATTCGGTCAGAAgaagctagctagctgctgctgctactgaatGTCTTCTGATCGATCTCCTCAAAGGAGAAGTGGCAGTTTTTACCCTTTAGTGCTGCGACACCGATAATGTTCCTAAACACGTCGAGGTGGACAACAGAAGTGAAGTTCTCCAAAGAGCTTAGGTTCTTGACACCATAGATGCCTAATTCCTTCAATGCCTTTGCGTGGAAGGCAAGGCCAGGAGGCATGTGGCTCAACTTGCACATGTTGAGTTTAAGCCTCTCCAAGATAGGCATGGCTTTCACTTGTTCCTCCCACACCCATTCCTCCCATTCGACAAATCTACCAAAAATCAAATCATGTAATCTGGGAAACGCAACCCCTACATGATTGCTTGGTTGTAGGAATTCAAGCCCAACACGCTTGATTGCGGCCCTAGTTCCATCCAAGATTGGCCAGTATAACAGATGAGGAAGAAGCTACATTCTCCAAGAAACAGATATGAAGATCTGTTAGCTGGGAGAGCGGCCCTAGTTCCTCCAAACTACAGTGATCACAGTCCATGTGGGCTGGAAATCCATATAATTTCCTCAAAGAAGTTAGGCCACTAAATTCCCTTGGTATAACACTTACATTTTTCCGGTGAAGTCTGAGAAACCTCAAGTCTTGTAGTACTCCAATACTACTAGGAAGCTTGGCCAAACCCGGACAACCAGAAAGGCTAATGTACTGCAAGAATTTCAACTTGCCTATGTCTTCGGGTAACTTGGATGTTTTACAGTTTTGTATTGACAAATACCTCAAATGTTTCAGCTGATACAAAGATTCGGCTATTGCATCAATATTTACACTGTCCAAATGTAGTGTGCGAAGACTTGAAAGAGAAACAAATGAATCACCTGGCTTAATCTTTATATTACCAACTAAAATTAGTGTTCTCAGTGAGGTCTGTGTTCGGAGAGAACACCACTCCAAATCATGTTGTTCTGTTCCTTTGCTTTCCAGAGATAATCTAAAAAACTTTTGCGATTTAAGTTTGTCGATATCTTGCACATAGAGGAGACCTAAACAGCAACTAACTTGATATGTGTTATCTATTATATGCCTATATATTGATGTCACTGTTAACTGGTCTTTCGAAGGAATATTTGAATTTGGCATACTACCTTATGATTAATTGACaaatatgtttattttcttttgctccctcattccagggaccttctacagctggatcgaacaacgatcaagacttggacttgtctccgtttctcggtagggctccgaccatgtgacaggaccatgtttcacttgtttgtatgttgaacttagaagtgggttgaactttgtggactttggacatgttgatggtgtttgtggactttgcattgtgcttgtgacatttgttgtagctatatgttggttataatgagtggatgtgacatttgtggacatatatgtgatatatattgtctatctgttggtaactgtgatattctgttataattgttgttaattgtggctggatatgcactgcaacaaacaaaaaaaaatactgtggacaagttttaccgagtgttacactcggtaaaggtcatgtttaccgagtgttacactcggtaaaacagagaacagaaccaaattggttctgattctgttaattttgccgagtggtgccattttttaccgagtgccacgaccCACTTggatatatgtgccattttttaccgagtggaacACTCGGTTAACGagttacatgtttaccgagtgttactggtacactcggtaaactatattagggaaaaatatttgcggaattgttttaatcatgaaaatggttatctgtttaccgagtgctatgtataacactcggtaaacgacgccgttaacggcgagcttggggactgacgaccgtcacgtcgtagttgtttaccgagtgccggcgtAGCACTCGGTAATATTTATTCTCCGAGTGTCCCGttatttgacactcggtaaactaactttaccgagtcgttgtttaccgagtcatgtttaccgagtgtggcactcggtaaacaatttaccgagtgtttctccatatttgccgagtgtttatcacaCTCGGTAATTAATCAGTATCCCGTAGTGCTTCATTAGCTAGGTTGTACTATTTTTTTCAGCAAGCTTTCCTTGTGCTGCTTCAAGAGAGTCAAGTTGGCGTAAACCTTCTCTCTCCGTTTTAAGCTTCACTTTAGTGTAACACCATGGAGGGCCCTATGCTGATAGAATTGATACTGATTTGTCACCGATGCATGGTAATGCTATAAAAAAAAAGGTTCCCCGCTGCCCATTTACTTAGCCTGGTCACTTTCAGTTCTAGTCCtcgttttcttcttttccttgtcTGTCTCCTGAACTTTCCCAGCGCCCCTTCCAGTTTCATAAGCCGTGATACTTGCCTTCACCCGCAATCCAAGCCTGAGCGCACAATCAATCTTCAGGAGATATCAATCAACCAGATATATCAATCAACCAGATATTGCGGTCATGTGATCCTATTGGATATTCTTAACATCCCCTCAATCACAACTTATCAGCGAGGTTGAGATTGTCTCTGAACATGACCATTTGCTTCTCtggaagaggcttagtgaagccaTCGATGATCTGATCCGTAGTGCTGATGAATCTGATGTCCAGACGCTTTGCTGCAACTTGTTCGCGTACAAAATGAAAATCGatctctatatgcttggtgcgtgcATGAAATACAGGGTTAGCCGATAGGTACTTTGTGCCAAAATTATCACACCATAAACATGCTGCCAAAGGATGTGGAATACATAACTCATCAAGTAATTTTTGTACCCATATTACCTCTGCAGTATCGTTGGTCAAAGACTTTTATTCAGCTTCTATACTTGATCTTGAAACCGTAGGCTGTTTTCTTGCGCACCATGACACTAGGTTGCAACCTAGGAATACAGCAAAGCCGCTTGTAGATCGTCTGTCATCAGGGCAACCGGCCAATCAGCATCTGAAAAAGCACTTACAAGCATAGAGTTAGATTGTTCCTTGTacatatctcaatattctcttcacATCTTCCCAGTGAACGGTCGTCAGCGAGTGAAGGAATTGACAAACTTTGTTGATCAAAAAAGACAGATCTGGTCGTGTGAGGGTGAGATACTGGAGAgctccaacaatgctcctgtatcTGGTTGAGTCCTCCACTCCTAACCGAGTGCCACTAGTGACTGAAAGCTTTTCGGTAGTATTAAGGGGTGTTTTGACGGGTTTACACAGCTGCATATTAACTCTCTTGAGGATATCAGAAGCATACCGTTCCTATGTCAAAAGCAATTCACCTTTCTTTCTTTGAACCTGTATGCCAAGAAAATAGTGAAGGTTCCCGAGATCTTTGATTGCAAAGTCCTTCTCTAAATCTCGGAGAAGAGCATCCACTGCTTCCTGTGATGAACTGGCTAcaattatatcatcaacatatacaagcATAAAGATGACATGATTTCCTTTCCGATAAAATAAGAATAATGATGTGTCAGCTTTGGAGGGAACAAAGCCTAGACTCTGAAGTTTACCACACTACCTAGAATACCAGGCCCTTGGTGCTTGTTTTAAACTATACAGGGATCTGTCAAGTTTGCATAAGTGATGTTGTTTGGTCTTATCTTCATAACCTGGCGGTTGTTTCATGTATACCTCTTCTTCAAGGAAACCATGCAAGAAAGCGTTCTGAACATCGAGTTGCCTCAAACACCAATCCTTAGACATAGCTAGAGAGAGCACAAGACGAATTGTGGCTGCTTTCATAACAGGACTAAAAGTATCCTCATAATCAATGCCATATCATTGtttgaacccctttgctactaggcgTGCCTTATATCTGTCAATTTTCCCATCTGATCTTCATTTGATTTTATAGACCCACTTGCAATCTATCACATTTTTACCTTTTTGAGGTGGAACTAGATGCCAAGTTTTATTCCTGATCAatgcatcaaattcaacatccataGCACGCTTCCAATTATTATCGACTAAGGCATGTTGCAAATCAATAGGACCTTCAGTGGTGGCTACTAACTGGCCATATCGAATAGTTCCATCAGTGTAAATTTTTGGTTTGCATATACCTTGTTGTAGACGTGTGGTGGGTCGCTGGAGAGTCGGTGCTGCAGGCGATGTAGAAGATCCGATGGGTTGATCTGTGGCTGGCGCAGAAGATCCGGCGAGCGAAGACCCGGTGGGTTGACCTGTGGCTGGCGCAGAAGATCCGGCGAGCGGTGGACCCAAGGGAGATTCTCCACCACCGGTCAAAAATATCCTATCCCCCCCGTCCGCGGAGCCAGGCGAGGCGAGTTCGAGACAGGTGGCACACGCGGAGAGGATGCCGGTGGAGCTAACGCGTTCGTCATGAGCGCAAGAGCTGACGCCGCCGGATCCAAGACCGATCCTGTCGGCTCCGCAGTGGAAGGTGCAGGTGGATTAGCCTAGGGATCGCCGCCTGTTCGTGCCAAAACGGGAAATTGCTCGGGGAGCATGAAATGACGCCCGTTTCCAGCCAGATTTAGTTCGTTTGACGTCGAATTTTTTTCATGTGCTGCACGCTTAGACATAGGGTTAGTATGCAGGGAATCATTATCAAAAGGATCTGAAGAATTGTCGTCCCCAAAATCATGTGAAGGATTTGTCAAAGTTGAAGGAAGGAGGAGAATTTCATATCGTAATCGAGCACCGACGTTTGGGTGGAGTTCGGCGAAGGGGAAGACGTGTTCATCGAAGACCGCGTCTAGGGAAATATAGACACACCCTTCATTGACATCTAGACACTTGAACCTCTTGTGTATGTTACTGTATCATAGGAAGACACAGCGTTTGGAGCGGAATTGCAACTTGCGAGCGTTATAAGGCCGTAGATTCGGCCAGCATGCGCAGCCAAAAGTACGAAGAGAGGAGTAGTCTAGTGTTTGATGAAACAGGCATTCAAGAGGAGTTTGGTTATTGATAATTTTACTAGGGAGGCGATTAATAAGATAGGtggcagtgatgaaagcttcattCCAAAATTTTAAGGGCAT
This sequence is a window from Miscanthus floridulus cultivar M001 chromosome 10, ASM1932011v1, whole genome shotgun sequence. Protein-coding genes within it:
- the LOC136489674 gene encoding peroxidase 1-like translates to MRQSCFVFHRARRFCDGVEGRRRPRRWGGDGDGGEAPASAWSALARGGAGASAGDGGEAPARGTAAKPPAYGDIPLLTKIFASKGHTLGTAHCPSYADRLYNFSSAYNSDPSLDSEYADRLRTRCKSVDNKAMLSEMDPGSYKTFDTSYYHHVAKRRGLFQSDAALLADATTREYVQRIATGKFDDVFFKDFSESMIKMGNVSVLTGAVGEIRKKCYIVN